In the Acidobacteriota bacterium genome, one interval contains:
- a CDS encoding ABC transporter ATP-binding protein, with protein MITLDDIRFSYDGTVALAGVKLRLGPGIHGLLGPNGAGKTTLMKVILGFLRPASGSGTVLGHPLGAGLREARRQVGYMPESDCLLPGLDAVEFTAYLGELSGMPRRAAIKRAHDVLYYVGLEESRYRLVETYSTGMRQRLKLAQALVHDPSLLLLDEPTSGMDPAGRQTMLDLIREIASSEGKNVILSTHLLPDVEATCNDVVIVDNGRVVAEKTVRELQPAAGDVFDVRIKGDPSAFGRELEALAIRVTETEKGRFRVEIPPGATTRALFQAARQTGAQVRHLQRSRVTLEEAFIRAVEENHGNPS; from the coding sequence ATGATCACGCTGGACGACATCCGGTTCAGCTACGACGGGACCGTGGCGCTCGCCGGCGTGAAGCTCCGCCTGGGTCCGGGGATCCATGGGCTCCTCGGGCCCAATGGCGCGGGCAAGACCACGCTCATGAAGGTGATCCTGGGCTTTCTCCGGCCGGCGTCCGGCTCCGGGACGGTGCTCGGGCACCCCCTGGGGGCCGGTCTTCGGGAGGCCCGCCGGCAGGTGGGGTACATGCCGGAGAGCGACTGCCTCCTGCCCGGTCTCGACGCCGTGGAGTTCACCGCCTACCTGGGCGAACTGAGCGGCATGCCCCGCCGGGCGGCCATCAAGCGCGCCCACGACGTGCTGTACTACGTCGGTCTGGAGGAGTCCCGCTACCGGCTGGTGGAGACCTACTCCACCGGGATGCGGCAGCGGTTGAAGCTGGCCCAGGCCCTCGTGCACGACCCCAGCCTGCTCCTGCTGGACGAGCCCACCTCCGGCATGGACCCCGCCGGCCGGCAGACCATGCTGGACCTCATCCGGGAGATCGCCTCGTCGGAGGGGAAGAACGTCATCCTCTCCACTCACCTGCTTCCCGACGTCGAGGCCACCTGCAACGACGTCGTCATCGTGGACAACGGCCGGGTGGTGGCCGAGAAGACCGTCCGTGAACTCCAGCCGGCGGCGGGCGATGTTTTCGACGTCCGGATCAAGGGCGACCCGTCGGCTTTCGGGCGCGAGCTTGAAGCCCTGGCCATCCGCGTGACCGAGACGGAGAAGGGGCGCTTCCGGGTCGAGATCCCGCCCGGGGCGACGACCCGGGCCCTGTTCCAGGCGGCCCGGCAAACCGGCGCACAGGTCCGGCACCTGCAGCGCAGCCGCGTCACCCTCGAAGAGGCCTTCATCCGGGCCGTGGAGGAGAATCATGGGAATCCGTCCTAA
- a CDS encoding ABC transporter ATP-binding protein, whose protein sequence is MSAIVACENLSKWYGHILGVSEINLEIRPGIVGLLGPNGAGKSTLLKLVSGQLKPSIGAVRVFGESVFANPGVFRRIGVCPEADCFYPDMSGVEFVRFMARLHGFPAADADAKAAGALERVGLTDAARKLVRAYSFGMRQRLRLAACLVHDPELLLLDEPLRGIDPLWRIRIVKMLKELEAAGRTIVVSSHILPEVEGMTDEILLIHQGKVFAQGDIHTIRGLLDEHPHQVYVRCDRPRQVAGRMIGHEAVRSVALDADGGVTLTTDRRDPCFDALTRVIAEEDLLVEEITSPDDNLQAVFDYLVGR, encoded by the coding sequence ATGAGCGCCATCGTCGCCTGCGAGAACCTGTCCAAGTGGTACGGCCACATCCTGGGCGTGAGTGAGATCAACCTGGAGATCCGCCCGGGGATCGTGGGGCTGCTGGGGCCCAACGGGGCGGGCAAGTCCACGCTGCTCAAGCTGGTCTCGGGCCAGCTCAAGCCCAGCATCGGCGCCGTCCGGGTCTTCGGCGAGAGCGTATTCGCCAACCCCGGCGTATTCCGGCGCATCGGCGTCTGCCCCGAGGCGGATTGCTTCTACCCGGACATGTCGGGAGTGGAGTTCGTCCGCTTCATGGCCCGGCTGCACGGCTTCCCGGCTGCGGACGCGGACGCGAAGGCCGCCGGGGCGCTCGAGCGCGTGGGGTTGACGGACGCCGCCCGGAAGCTCGTCCGAGCCTACAGCTTCGGGATGCGCCAGCGGCTCCGCCTCGCCGCCTGCCTGGTCCACGACCCCGAACTCCTGCTCCTCGACGAACCGCTCCGGGGCATCGACCCGCTCTGGCGCATCCGGATCGTGAAGATGCTCAAGGAACTGGAGGCCGCGGGGCGGACCATCGTGGTCTCCTCCCACATCCTGCCGGAAGTGGAAGGCATGACGGACGAGATCCTCCTGATCCACCAGGGGAAGGTCTTCGCCCAGGGGGACATCCACACCATCCGCGGCCTGCTGGACGAGCACCCGCACCAGGTCTACGTGCGCTGCGACCGACCCCGGCAGGTCGCGGGCCGGATGATCGGCCACGAGGCCGTCCGGAGCGTCGCCCTCGACGCGGACGGCGGCGTGACGCTCACCACCGACCGGCGCGACCCCTGTTTCGACGCCCTGACCCGCGTCATCGCCGAGGAGGACCTGCTGGTGGAGGAGATCACCTCCCCCGACGACAACCTTCAGGCCGTCTTCGATTACCTGGTGGGGAGGTGA
- a CDS encoding ABC transporter permease subunit, with translation MNTATGTRIVALAFLKLSLRSKRTRTFFVLALVPPVLLALVGVLSAGARHGSAALTFADGPAPSFFFQLLIPLLALFYGSTVVSDEIEDKTLVYLVTRPAPRGALFLGKALASLAVAAVVTLASLLAAFVTTDPAGLANPDRWGLFLRFTGVGLLGVLAYGALFAWAGTWIKRPVLAGLIFVFGWESVIQFMPGVTQKFTLVHWLKSLLPQLGKNTGPLAFQLEPSGTSASVAVLLVLGLAALLAGAFIFRRKEYIISESN, from the coding sequence ATGAACACCGCAACGGGGACACGCATCGTCGCGCTCGCCTTCCTGAAGCTCTCCCTCCGGTCGAAACGCACGCGGACCTTCTTCGTCCTCGCCCTGGTCCCGCCCGTCCTCCTGGCGCTGGTCGGGGTCCTGTCCGCCGGGGCCCGCCACGGGAGCGCCGCCCTGACCTTCGCCGACGGCCCCGCGCCGTCCTTCTTCTTCCAGTTGCTGATCCCGCTGCTGGCCCTGTTCTACGGGTCGACGGTGGTGTCGGACGAGATCGAGGACAAGACCCTGGTCTACCTCGTCACCCGGCCGGCCCCGCGGGGCGCCCTCTTCCTGGGAAAGGCGCTGGCCTCCCTCGCGGTGGCCGCCGTCGTCACCCTCGCAAGCCTCCTGGCCGCCTTCGTGACCACCGACCCCGCCGGCCTGGCCAACCCGGACCGCTGGGGCCTGTTCCTCCGCTTCACGGGGGTCGGGCTCCTGGGGGTCCTCGCCTACGGCGCCCTCTTCGCCTGGGCCGGGACCTGGATCAAGCGTCCCGTCCTGGCGGGGCTGATCTTCGTCTTCGGCTGGGAAAGCGTCATCCAGTTCATGCCGGGGGTCACCCAGAAATTCACCCTTGTTCACTGGCTGAAGTCGCTGCTCCCTCAACTCGGGAAGAACACGGGCCCGCTGGCCTTCCAGCTCGAGCCGTCCGGTACGTCGGCCTCGGTGGCGGTGCTCCTGGTCCTCGGCCTTGCGGCCCTCCTGGCCGGCGCTTTCATCTTCCGCCGGAAGGAGTACATCATCTCCGAATCGAACTGA